The following proteins come from a genomic window of Paucimonas lemoignei:
- a CDS encoding ATP-dependent helicase HrpB — protein sequence MISLPIDAVLPDLRQALSERHEAVLEAPPGAGKTSRVPLALLEESWLAGQTILMLEPRRLAARAAAERLASELGEKVGETVGYRIRLESRVGPKTRIEVVTEGILTRRLQDDPALEGVGLLIFDEFHERSLDADLALALSLNGRELFRDDQPLKILLMSATLEGERLSSLLGDAPVVRSDGRMFPVQMQWGRPFQPGEFIEPRVVQTVLDAINDQSGSLLVFLPGQAEIRRVNQQLADALGNRSDILLCPLHGELDLNAQRAAIEPAPKGTRKVVLATNIAETSLTIDGVRVVIDAGLARVPRFDPGSGMTRLDTQRISRASATQRAGRAGRLEPGVCYRLWSEAQHEQLAAYGAAEILQADLAGLGLQLARWGVTPAQLVWLDVPPAAAYAQSQDLLVRLGALSRAPGNDYKLTAHGQAMAELPAHPRIGHLLLRGQALGLGSLACDVAALLGERDILRGGGADLHSRLSLLEGTERAARGAQGGVQRAKQLSRQYRGYLRGVMSEPVSDPDHPRWLGALLALAYPDRVAQQRKPGGAEYRLANGRAALFAEVDALMKQPWLVIADLGSRQGQREERIYLAAEFDPALFDSVLAEQVTQLDQLDWDEREGVFRAERQRKVGELILSREPLTGLDESAKGQALLALVRRKGLELLPWTPELRQWQARVGLLRTLDLQHKDSSEWPDVSNAGLLDRLESWLLPYLGKVSRLSHFSNLDMSSILHNLLPWPLPQRLDELAPHHLSVPSGSSVRLDYSEHPPILAVRLQELFGLADTPRIANGRQVVKLHLLSPARRPVQVTQDLANFWRSTYAEVKKDLKGRYPKHYWPDDPLIAEPTARIKPRK from the coding sequence ATGATTTCCCTGCCCATCGATGCCGTTTTACCCGACCTTCGCCAAGCGCTGAGCGAGCGCCATGAAGCGGTGCTTGAGGCGCCGCCGGGGGCGGGTAAAACCTCCCGCGTGCCGCTGGCGCTGCTCGAAGAAAGTTGGCTGGCCGGGCAGACCATTCTCATGCTCGAACCCCGGCGGTTGGCGGCGCGGGCTGCGGCTGAACGGTTGGCCAGCGAGTTGGGCGAGAAAGTTGGCGAAACCGTGGGCTACCGCATCCGGCTGGAAAGCAGGGTTGGCCCAAAGACCCGAATCGAAGTCGTCACCGAAGGCATTCTGACCCGCCGTCTGCAGGACGATCCGGCGCTGGAAGGCGTGGGCCTGTTGATCTTTGACGAATTCCACGAACGCAGCCTCGATGCCGACCTGGCCTTGGCCCTGAGTCTCAATGGCCGAGAGTTGTTTCGTGATGACCAGCCCCTGAAGATCCTGCTGATGTCGGCGACGCTGGAAGGCGAGCGGCTTTCCAGTCTGCTCGGCGATGCGCCCGTGGTACGCAGCGATGGGCGTATGTTCCCGGTGCAGATGCAGTGGGGCAGGCCGTTTCAGCCCGGCGAGTTCATTGAGCCGCGGGTCGTGCAGACGGTGCTGGACGCGATCAATGATCAGAGCGGCAGCCTGTTGGTGTTCCTGCCGGGGCAGGCGGAGATTCGTCGGGTGAATCAGCAGCTGGCCGACGCGCTCGGCAACCGCAGCGACATCCTGTTGTGCCCGTTGCATGGCGAACTGGACCTGAACGCCCAGCGCGCCGCCATCGAGCCTGCGCCCAAAGGCACTCGCAAAGTGGTGCTGGCGACCAACATCGCGGAAACCAGCCTGACCATTGATGGCGTTCGGGTGGTGATCGATGCGGGTCTGGCGCGGGTGCCGCGTTTCGATCCCGGCAGCGGCATGACTCGCCTCGATACTCAGCGCATCTCCCGGGCCAGCGCCACCCAGCGTGCCGGGCGAGCGGGGCGGCTGGAACCGGGCGTGTGTTATCGCCTGTGGTCCGAAGCCCAGCACGAACAACTCGCTGCCTACGGGGCGGCGGAAATTCTTCAGGCAGATCTGGCCGGGCTGGGCCTGCAGCTGGCGCGCTGGGGCGTAACGCCGGCTCAGCTGGTTTGGCTCGATGTTCCTCCCGCGGCAGCCTACGCCCAGTCCCAGGATTTGCTGGTGCGGCTTGGTGCGTTGAGCCGCGCGCCGGGGAACGATTACAAACTCACTGCCCACGGTCAGGCCATGGCCGAACTGCCTGCCCATCCGCGTATTGGCCATTTGCTGTTGCGCGGTCAGGCATTAGGACTGGGCAGCCTGGCGTGCGATGTGGCGGCGCTGCTGGGCGAGCGCGATATTCTGCGTGGTGGCGGTGCGGATCTGCATAGCCGTTTGAGTTTGCTCGAAGGCACTGAGCGTGCGGCGCGAGGGGCTCAAGGCGGCGTGCAGCGGGCCAAGCAACTGTCGCGACAATATCGTGGCTATTTGCGTGGTGTGATGAGCGAGCCGGTCAGCGACCCGGATCACCCGCGCTGGCTGGGTGCGTTGCTGGCTCTGGCATATCCCGACCGTGTCGCCCAGCAGCGCAAACCCGGTGGCGCCGAATATCGGCTGGCCAATGGTCGTGCGGCATTGTTCGCCGAAGTCGATGCGTTGATGAAACAACCCTGGCTGGTGATCGCCGATCTTGGCAGCCGTCAGGGCCAGCGTGAAGAGCGTATCTATCTGGCAGCTGAATTCGATCCGGCGCTGTTCGACTCGGTGCTGGCCGAGCAAGTCACGCAGCTTGATCAACTGGATTGGGACGAGCGCGAAGGTGTGTTCCGGGCCGAGCGCCAGCGCAAGGTGGGCGAGTTGATCCTTAGCCGCGAGCCGCTGACCGGGCTGGACGAGTCTGCCAAGGGCCAGGCGCTGCTGGCGCTGGTGCGGCGCAAAGGTCTGGAACTGCTGCCATGGACTCCTGAGCTGCGCCAGTGGCAGGCTCGGGTTGGCTTATTGCGGACATTGGATTTACAACACAAAGACAGCAGCGAATGGCCGGATGTCAGCAACGCCGGTCTGCTGGACCGCCTGGAAAGCTGGCTGCTGCCGTATCTCGGTAAAGTCTCGCGGCTTAGCCATTTCAGCAATCTGGATATGTCCTCGATCCTGCACAACCTGCTGCCCTGGCCGCTGCCCCAGCGGCTGGACGAGTTGGCGCCGCACCACTTGAGCGTGCCGTCAGGGTCGTCCGTGCGGCTGGATTATAGCGAGCATCCGCCGATTCTCGCGGTGCGCCTGCAAGAACTGTTCGGCCTGGCCGATACTCCGCGCATCGCCAATGGTCGGCAGGTCGTCAAGCTCCACCTGCTCTCGCCCGCGCGCCGTCCGGTGCAGGTAACGCAGGACCTGGCCAACTTCTGGCGCAGCACCTACGCCGAAGTGAAGAAGGATCTGAAGGGGCGCTACCCGAAGCACTACTGGCCGGATGACCCACTGATTGCCGAGCCGACGGCGCGGATCAAGCCGAGGAAGTAG